A stretch of the Oceanicola sp. D3 genome encodes the following:
- a CDS encoding DUF6446 family protein, whose product MNGKLVGGFIVLSAAIVGAAIYYLQEYHFYEPVQLADGEVPVELTSLVSGVPEGIIADDFEGTNATSSPIRYRACFTTTMSQAMLSETYEAYEGAVPLTGPGWFDCYDAEEVGTALEEGRALAFLGEKDIEYGIDRVVAIAEDGRGWVWHQINRCGAAAFDGDPVPPGCPPPPDADMNETPAGMPQEGESDG is encoded by the coding sequence ATGAACGGCAAGCTGGTAGGAGGGTTCATCGTGTTGTCGGCGGCAATCGTGGGCGCGGCGATCTATTACCTTCAGGAATACCACTTTTACGAGCCGGTCCAACTCGCGGATGGCGAGGTGCCGGTTGAGCTGACCTCGCTGGTGAGCGGCGTGCCGGAAGGGATCATCGCCGACGATTTCGAGGGGACCAATGCCACCTCGTCACCGATCCGCTATCGCGCCTGTTTCACCACGACGATGAGCCAGGCGATGCTGAGCGAGACCTATGAGGCCTATGAGGGCGCGGTGCCGCTGACCGGGCCGGGGTGGTTTGACTGCTACGACGCCGAAGAGGTGGGCACGGCGCTGGAGGAGGGCCGGGCATTGGCCTTTCTGGGCGAGAAAGACATCGAATACGGGATCGACCGGGTGGTGGCGATTGCCGAGGACGGGCGCGGCTGGGTCTGGCACCAGATCAACCGCTGCGGTGCGGCTGCCTTTGATGGCGACCCGGTGCCCCCAGGCTGCCCCCCGCCGCCGGATGCAGACATGAACGAGACGCCGGCAGGGATGCCGCAGGAAGGCGAGAGCGATGGCTGA
- a CDS encoding glycine--tRNA ligase subunit alpha — MAEQQSIDKPRSFQEIILRLQAYWGGKGCAVLQPYDMEVGAGTFHPATTLRALGSRPWAAAYVQPSRRPTDGRYGDNPNRLQHYYQYQVLIKPSPPDLQELYLGSLAAIGIDASLHDIRFVEDDWESPTLGAWGLGWEVWCDGMEVSQFTYFQQVGGHDCHPVSGELTYGLERLAMYVLGVDHVMDMPYNDPQTEIPLSYGDVFRQTEGEYSRWNFDVADTDTLLQHFKDAEAECERILAAPLDDPKTGRRIVMAHPAYDQCIKASHLFNLLDARGVISVTERQAYIGRVRALAKACADAFVQTEAGGWTPEPAAAE; from the coding sequence ATGGCCGAGCAGCAGAGCATCGACAAACCCCGCTCCTTTCAGGAGATCATCCTGCGCCTACAGGCCTATTGGGGCGGCAAGGGCTGCGCGGTGTTGCAGCCCTATGACATGGAGGTGGGCGCGGGCACCTTCCACCCGGCCACTACGCTGCGCGCGCTGGGCTCGCGGCCTTGGGCGGCGGCCTATGTGCAGCCTTCGCGGCGGCCCACGGACGGGCGCTATGGCGACAACCCCAACCGGTTGCAGCATTATTACCAGTATCAGGTGCTGATTAAGCCCTCGCCGCCGGACTTGCAGGAGCTTTACCTTGGCAGCCTCGCGGCCATCGGGATTGACGCCAGCCTGCATGACATCCGCTTTGTCGAGGACGACTGGGAGAGCCCGACGCTGGGCGCATGGGGCCTTGGCTGGGAGGTGTGGTGTGACGGGATGGAGGTGAGCCAGTTCACCTATTTCCAGCAGGTCGGCGGGCATGATTGCCATCCGGTGAGCGGTGAGCTGACCTATGGCCTCGAACGGCTGGCGATGTATGTGCTGGGCGTCGATCACGTGATGGACATGCCCTACAACGACCCACAGACGGAAATTCCGCTGAGCTATGGCGACGTGTTCCGCCAGACCGAGGGCGAATATTCGCGCTGGAACTTCGACGTGGCCGACACCGACACGCTGTTGCAGCACTTCAAGGATGCCGAGGCGGAGTGCGAGCGCATTCTGGCCGCGCCCTTAGATGACCCCAAGACAGGCCGCCGCATCGTGATGGCCCACCCGGCCTATGACCAGTGCATCAAGGCTTCGCACTTGTTCAACCTGCTGGATGCGCGTGGCGTGATCTCCGTCACCGAGCGGCAGGCCTATATCGGGCGGGTGCGGGCGCTGGCCAAGGCCTGCGCCGATGCCTTCGTGCAGACCGAGGCGGGAGGCTGGACGCCTGAGCCTGCGGCGGCAGAATGA
- a CDS encoding serine protease, translated as MTIVTKRVFAALWLLLATLMGGAATAQSTVWVQIEAQPTLAEAEARARAYSAAFPNTAGFRMRSGWYAIALGPYAASDGNRELAALKRERLIPSDSFIAFPNQFRQQFWPVGANTLNDPAPAAQPEASAEPATELESAAEAVVEATPEPEPVIPDETPAEARRSERALSRDERAELQVALQWEGFYLGAIDAAFGPGTRRSMAEYQSAKGYEPTGVLTTAQRRELVEGYRAEFAALGMAPLADSRAGIEMTAPLGLVAFDHIEPPFVHYAPANDRGVRLLLISQTGDQTTLFGLYDIMQTLTIVPQEGERSRSERSFVLTGQNDDLHSYTYARLDGGAVKGFTLTWKPADAKIMNAVVKEMRESFTPTASILPDSAGSGAQEQRIDLLAGLEIRSPEMSRSGFYVDGSGAVLTTTEVLGQCGRVTLDESYEADIAARDDTLGLALLTPRQPLAPQAHARFAPSTPRLKSEVAVAGYSYEEVLGLPTVTFGTLADLRGLGGEAGMQRLELSTLPGDAGGPVLDQSGAVLGMLLARSQDGSRQLPDNVQFAIDVPSIADFLTTAGLDATPSSAATALAPEDLTTLAEGMTVLVSCWE; from the coding sequence ATGACGATTGTGACGAAGCGAGTTTTTGCGGCGCTCTGGCTGCTTTTGGCAACACTCATGGGCGGCGCGGCCACGGCCCAAAGCACCGTATGGGTCCAGATCGAGGCGCAGCCCACGCTGGCCGAGGCCGAGGCACGGGCGCGGGCCTATTCCGCCGCCTTCCCCAATACGGCAGGCTTTCGGATGCGCTCGGGCTGGTATGCCATCGCGCTGGGGCCCTATGCCGCGAGCGATGGCAACCGCGAACTTGCCGCGCTGAAGCGCGAGCGCCTCATCCCCTCCGACAGCTTCATCGCCTTCCCCAACCAGTTTCGCCAGCAATTCTGGCCCGTAGGCGCCAACACCCTGAACGACCCGGCCCCCGCCGCCCAACCCGAGGCCAGCGCCGAACCTGCCACTGAACTGGAGTCCGCAGCCGAAGCGGTGGTCGAGGCCACGCCAGAGCCTGAACCGGTAATCCCCGATGAAACCCCCGCCGAGGCCCGCCGCTCCGAGCGTGCGCTCAGCCGCGATGAGCGCGCCGAGCTTCAGGTTGCCCTGCAATGGGAAGGTTTCTACCTCGGTGCCATCGACGCAGCCTTCGGCCCCGGCACCCGCCGGTCGATGGCCGAATACCAGTCTGCCAAGGGCTATGAGCCCACCGGCGTGCTTACCACCGCGCAGCGCCGCGAGCTGGTGGAGGGTTACCGCGCCGAGTTTGCCGCCCTCGGCATGGCCCCGCTTGCCGACAGTCGCGCGGGCATCGAGATGACAGCCCCCCTCGGCCTCGTCGCCTTCGATCATATCGAGCCGCCCTTCGTGCACTACGCGCCCGCCAATGATCGCGGCGTGCGCCTTTTGCTGATCTCGCAAACCGGCGACCAAACCACGCTCTTCGGTCTCTATGACATCATGCAAACCCTCACCATCGTGCCACAAGAGGGTGAGCGCAGCCGCTCTGAGCGCAGCTTTGTGCTCACCGGGCAGAACGACGATCTGCACAGCTATACCTACGCCCGGCTCGATGGCGGCGCGGTCAAAGGCTTCACGCTGACGTGGAAGCCCGCCGACGCCAAGATCATGAACGCCGTGGTCAAGGAAATGCGCGAGAGCTTCACCCCCACCGCATCAATCCTGCCCGACAGCGCCGGTTCTGGTGCCCAAGAGCAGCGCATTGATCTGCTCGCCGGGCTCGAAATCCGCAGCCCCGAGATGTCGCGCTCCGGCTTCTACGTCGATGGCTCCGGCGCGGTGCTGACCACCACCGAAGTGCTCGGCCAATGCGGCCGCGTCACGCTGGACGAAAGCTACGAGGCCGATATCGCCGCGCGTGATGACACTCTTGGCCTCGCCCTGCTCACCCCGCGCCAGCCTCTCGCACCGCAGGCCCACGCCCGCTTTGCGCCCTCCACGCCCCGGCTGAAGTCCGAGGTGGCCGTTGCGGGCTACAGCTACGAAGAGGTGCTGGGCCTGCCCACCGTCACCTTCGGCACCTTGGCCGACCTGCGCGGCCTCGGCGGCGAGGCCGGCATGCAGCGGCTGGAGCTGTCCACCCTGCCCGGCGATGCTGGCGGCCCGGTGCTCGACCAGTCCGGCGCAGTGCTTGGCATGTTGCTGGCCCGCTCGCAAGACGGCAGCCGCCAGCTTCCCGACAACGTGCAATTCGCAATCGACGTGCCCTCCATCGCCGACTTCCTCACCACCGCCGGGCTGGATGCAACGCCCTCCAGCGCGGCCACCGCGCTGGCCCCGGAAGATCTGACAACCCTCGCCGAGGGCATGACAGTTCTGGTCAGCTGCTGGGAATGA
- a CDS encoding TrkH family potassium uptake protein gives MLDVRPVGYVIGLLTAILGAMMLLPMAVDIYEANAQWPVFLESGIITMLSGGLIALACANGVSEGLTLRQTFLLTTLVWVALPFFAAIPFVFGATEARAVDAFFEAMSGLTTTGSTVFSGLDDLPKGILLWRGILQWLGGIGIIVVAMVFLPELKVGGMQIFRSEAFETMGKILPRATQIAAQISVIYIAITFACMMTYLFLGMSGFDALVHALTTVSTGGFSNYDASFGTFSGAPEYAASIFMILAALPFVRYVQLVHGNATPLWRDTQVRTFLAIIAILVLITSLILTSIFPHHWEQAMREGLFNITSIMSGTGYASVDYMQWGGFLVIMFFFIGLIGGCAGSTACSVKIFRYQLLFASIRSQIRTIHSPSGIFTPRYDGRPIGEDVLSSVMSFFVLFTVSLGALAVMLSFTGLDFTTSVSGAATAIANIGPGLGDTIGPAGNFSTLNDTAKWLLAGGMLVGRLEVLAVYALFTVNFWRA, from the coding sequence ATGTTGGACGTTCGCCCGGTCGGTTATGTCATCGGCCTTCTCACCGCAATTCTAGGCGCCATGATGCTGCTGCCCATGGCGGTGGATATCTATGAGGCCAACGCGCAGTGGCCGGTGTTCCTTGAAAGCGGGATCATCACCATGCTGTCGGGCGGGCTCATTGCGCTGGCCTGTGCCAATGGGGTGAGCGAGGGGCTGACGCTGCGCCAGACCTTTTTGCTGACGACGCTGGTCTGGGTGGCGCTGCCGTTCTTTGCGGCGATTCCCTTTGTTTTCGGGGCGACCGAGGCGCGGGCGGTGGATGCCTTCTTTGAGGCGATGTCGGGCCTGACGACGACCGGCTCGACGGTGTTTAGTGGGCTCGACGACCTGCCGAAGGGAATCCTGCTTTGGCGGGGCATTCTGCAATGGCTCGGCGGGATCGGGATTATCGTGGTTGCGATGGTGTTCCTGCCCGAGCTGAAGGTGGGCGGGATGCAGATTTTCCGCTCGGAAGCCTTTGAGACGATGGGGAAGATTTTGCCGAGGGCCACGCAGATCGCGGCGCAGATCTCGGTGATCTACATTGCCATCACCTTCGCTTGCATGATGACTTACCTGTTCCTCGGGATGAGCGGGTTTGATGCGCTGGTGCATGCGCTGACCACCGTCTCGACGGGGGGCTTTTCCAACTATGATGCCAGTTTCGGCACCTTCTCGGGCGCGCCGGAATATGCCGCCTCGATCTTCATGATCCTCGCGGCCTTGCCCTTTGTGCGCTACGTGCAACTGGTGCATGGCAATGCCACGCCGCTGTGGCGCGACACGCAGGTGCGCACCTTCCTTGCCATCATCGCGATCCTTGTGCTGATCACCTCGCTGATCCTGACCTCGATCTTTCCGCATCACTGGGAGCAGGCGATGCGGGAGGGGCTCTTCAACATCACCTCGATCATGTCGGGCACGGGCTATGCCTCTGTGGATTACATGCAGTGGGGCGGATTTTTGGTGATCATGTTCTTCTTCATCGGCCTCATCGGCGGCTGCGCGGGCTCGACGGCCTGCTCGGTGAAGATCTTCCGCTACCAGTTGCTCTTCGCCTCGATCCGCAGCCAGATCCGCACCATTCACTCGCCTTCGGGCATCTTCACACCGCGCTATGACGGGCGGCCCATCGGGGAGGATGTGCTGAGCTCGGTGATGAGCTTCTTCGTGCTGTTCACGGTGTCGCTTGGGGCGCTGGCGGTGATGCTGAGCTTCACCGGGCTGGATTTTACCACCTCGGTTTCCGGCGCGGCGACGGCGATTGCCAATATCGGCCCCGGTCTGGGCGATACCATCGGGCCGGCAGGGAACTTCAGCACGTTGAATGACACGGCCAAGTGGCTGCTGGCGGGCGGGATGCTGGTGGGGCGGCTCGAGGTTCTGGCAGTTTACGCGCTGTTCACGGTGAACTTCTGGCGGGCGTAA
- the purU gene encoding formyltetrahydrofolate deformylase yields MSRYTLTVTCPSTRGIVAAISGFLAEKGCNITDSAQFDDPGTGNFFMRTSFNSEEGAPLEALREAFGAVAGPFSMDWAIHDDAQKMKVIIMVSRFGHCLNDLLYRWRIGALPVEIVAVISNHLDYQKVVVNHDIPFHHIRVTKENKPQAELRIMDVVEDTGAELIVLARYMQVLSDAMCQKMAGRIINIHHSFLPSFKGANPYKQAFERGVKLIGATAHFVTADLDEGPIIEQDTVRVTHAQSGEDYVSLGRDVEAQVFARAIHAYIHHRVLMNGTKTVVFPASPGGYRSERMG; encoded by the coding sequence ATGAGCCGCTACACCCTTACCGTCACCTGCCCCTCCACGCGGGGCATCGTTGCCGCAATCTCCGGCTTTCTCGCCGAGAAGGGCTGCAACATCACCGACTCGGCGCAGTTTGACGACCCGGGGACCGGGAACTTCTTCATGCGGACCAGCTTCAACTCCGAGGAGGGCGCGCCGCTGGAGGCGCTGCGCGAGGCCTTCGGCGCGGTGGCGGGGCCCTTCTCGATGGACTGGGCAATTCACGACGATGCGCAGAAGATGAAGGTGATCATCATGGTCTCCCGCTTCGGGCATTGCCTGAACGACCTGCTCTATCGCTGGCGGATCGGGGCGCTGCCGGTGGAGATCGTGGCGGTGATCTCCAACCACCTCGACTACCAGAAGGTGGTGGTGAACCATGACATCCCATTCCACCACATCCGGGTGACGAAGGAGAACAAGCCGCAGGCCGAGCTGCGGATCATGGATGTGGTCGAGGACACCGGGGCGGAGCTGATCGTGCTGGCGCGTTACATGCAGGTGCTGTCTGACGCGATGTGCCAGAAGATGGCGGGGCGGATCATCAACATCCACCATTCCTTCCTGCCCAGCTTCAAGGGCGCGAACCCCTACAAGCAGGCGTTTGAGCGCGGGGTGAAGCTGATTGGGGCGACGGCGCATTTTGTGACCGCCGATCTGGATGAAGGGCCGATCATCGAGCAGGACACGGTGCGCGTGACCCATGCCCAGAGCGGCGAGGATTATGTGAGCCTTGGCCGGGATGTGGAGGCGCAGGTGTTTGCCCGCGCGATCCACGCGTACATTCACCACCGGGTGCTGATGAACGGGACCAAGACGGTGGTGTTCCCGGCCTCGCCGGGCGGCTATCGCTCGGAGCGGATGGGGTAG
- a CDS encoding fatty acid desaturase, which produces MPLVDSERVKAGPGCDPMAGRIAFEPLKAAWWAAHGLGGLAALLFFPSWGGFAVFILLTGLTICAGHSVGMHRLLIHRAFSTPLWLERLLVWLGTLVGMAGPMGMIRAHDMRDWHQRQASCPPHPSHDAGFFRDAYWQLMCSYRLKHPPRLEIEPEVARDPVYRFIERTWMAQQLPLAVLLFLIGGWSWLLWGICLRVWVSLTMHWMVGHYCHRSGHQGWHIAGLPVQGYNLPGWSLVTFGENWHGNHHAFPHSARLGVEKGQLDPGYWFIRTLEALGLATGVKLPASEPPRDGLTPIATP; this is translated from the coding sequence GTGCCACTGGTCGATAGCGAGCGCGTCAAGGCGGGCCCGGGATGCGACCCGATGGCAGGGCGTATCGCCTTCGAGCCGCTCAAAGCCGCATGGTGGGCCGCGCACGGCCTTGGCGGCCTCGCCGCGCTGTTGTTTTTCCCGAGCTGGGGTGGATTCGCCGTCTTCATCCTGCTGACCGGCCTCACCATCTGCGCTGGCCATTCCGTCGGCATGCATCGCCTGCTCATCCACCGCGCCTTCTCCACGCCGCTCTGGCTGGAGCGCCTGCTTGTCTGGCTCGGCACGCTCGTTGGCATGGCTGGGCCGATGGGCATGATCCGCGCCCATGACATGCGCGACTGGCACCAGCGCCAAGCCAGCTGCCCGCCCCATCCCTCGCATGACGCAGGCTTCTTCCGCGATGCCTACTGGCAACTGATGTGCAGCTACCGCCTGAAGCACCCGCCCCGGCTGGAGATCGAGCCCGAAGTCGCCCGCGACCCGGTCTATCGCTTCATCGAACGCACATGGATGGCCCAGCAACTCCCCCTCGCCGTCCTGCTCTTTCTGATCGGCGGTTGGTCTTGGCTGCTCTGGGGCATCTGCCTGCGCGTCTGGGTGTCGCTGACGATGCACTGGATGGTGGGCCACTACTGCCACCGATCAGGCCACCAGGGCTGGCACATCGCGGGCCTGCCGGTGCAGGGCTACAACCTCCCCGGCTGGTCGCTCGTCACCTTCGGAGAAAACTGGCACGGCAACCACCACGCCTTCCCCCATTCCGCCCGCCTTGGCGTTGAAAAGGGCCAGCTCGACCCCGGCTACTGGTTCATCCGAACGCTGGAAGCCCTCGGCCTCGCCACTGGCGTCAAACTTCCCGCCAGCGAGCCCCCGCGTGACGGCCTGACACCCATCGCAACCCCGTAG
- the folE2 gene encoding GTP cyclohydrolase FolE2, whose amino-acid sequence MNILAAALGETTDEEARAALDVLRRWAEKATPEEVAALDPAIARLLPDAPLPNYPALARAYPEEFKVDEAYKAGLPDLQNGPSSLIRGARQHIEHVGISNFRLPIRFHRRDGGDITLETSVTGTVSLEAEKKGINMSRIMRTFYARAEEVFSLDVVEETLEAYKGDLESFDARIQMRFSFPMKVDSLRSGLTGYQYYDIAMEVVDAGGRRKKLMHLDFVYSSTCPCSLELSEHARRARGQLATPHSQRSVARISVECLPGQRLWFEDLVELCRSAVPTETQVMVKREDEQAFAELNAANPIFVEDAARSFCEALQAEPRVGDFRIVASHQESLHSHDAVAVLTEGPTFAAQSLDPKLFTTLVHGG is encoded by the coding sequence ATGAACATCCTTGCCGCCGCGCTGGGCGAGACGACCGATGAGGAGGCCCGCGCCGCGCTGGACGTGCTGCGCCGCTGGGCTGAAAAGGCAACGCCTGAGGAGGTGGCTGCGCTCGATCCTGCGATCGCGCGGCTTTTGCCCGATGCGCCGCTGCCGAATTACCCTGCCCTCGCGCGGGCCTATCCCGAAGAGTTCAAGGTGGACGAGGCCTATAAGGCCGGGTTGCCGGATTTGCAGAACGGGCCAAGCAGCCTGATCCGGGGGGCGCGGCAGCATATTGAGCATGTGGGGATTTCCAACTTCCGCCTGCCGATCCGGTTTCACCGGCGGGATGGCGGGGACATCACGCTGGAAACGTCGGTGACGGGCACGGTGAGCCTTGAGGCGGAGAAGAAGGGCATCAACATGTCTCGCATCATGCGGACCTTCTATGCCCGCGCCGAGGAGGTGTTTTCGCTCGACGTGGTGGAGGAGACGCTGGAGGCCTACAAGGGGGATCTGGAGAGCTTCGATGCCCGCATCCAGATGCGGTTTTCCTTCCCGATGAAGGTGGACTCGCTGCGCAGCGGGCTGACCGGCTACCAGTATTATGACATTGCGATGGAGGTGGTGGACGCGGGCGGGCGGCGCAAGAAGCTGATGCATCTGGATTTCGTTTATTCCAGCACATGCCCCTGTTCGCTGGAGCTTTCAGAACATGCCCGCCGGGCGCGCGGGCAGCTGGCGACGCCACACTCGCAACGCTCGGTGGCGCGGATCTCGGTGGAGTGCCTGCCGGGGCAGCGGCTGTGGTTTGAGGACTTGGTGGAACTGTGCCGGAGCGCGGTGCCGACCGAGACGCAGGTGATGGTGAAGCGCGAGGACGAGCAGGCCTTTGCGGAGTTGAACGCGGCGAACCCGATCTTTGTGGAGGATGCGGCGCGGAGTTTCTGCGAGGCCTTGCAAGCGGAGCCTCGGGTGGGGGATTTCAGGATCGTGGCAAGCCATCAGGAGAGCCTGCACTCCCATGATGCGGTGGCGGTGCTGACGGAGGGGCCGACCTTTGCGGCGCAGAGCCTTGACCCGAAACTGTTCACCACGCTGGTGCATGGCGGGTAG
- a CDS encoding carboxymuconolactone decarboxylase family protein: MTPRVDITTAAPKLMTEWLKLSNTVEAAGLDPALCELVKLRASQINGCANCLNMHSFAASGQGETPQRLHLLPAWEDAPCYTPRERAALAWTDHLTQVSTRRAPKAVYAALAAEFDPAEQVTLTMLINVINGWNRLAIGFDQFVPEYGWT; the protein is encoded by the coding sequence ATGACGCCCAGAGTTGATATCACCACCGCCGCACCCAAGCTGATGACGGAATGGCTGAAGCTTTCCAACACCGTCGAGGCCGCCGGGCTGGATCCCGCACTCTGCGAGTTGGTCAAGCTGCGCGCCTCCCAGATCAACGGCTGTGCCAACTGCCTGAACATGCACAGCTTCGCGGCCAGCGGTCAGGGCGAAACCCCGCAGCGCCTGCACCTGCTGCCCGCATGGGAAGATGCACCCTGCTACACCCCGCGCGAACGCGCCGCCCTTGCCTGGACAGACCATCTGACGCAGGTTTCCACCCGTCGCGCGCCCAAGGCGGTGTACGCCGCGCTGGCCGCAGAGTTCGACCCCGCAGAACAGGTGACCCTGACCATGCTGATCAACGTCATCAACGGCTGGAACCGCCTCGCCATCGGCTTTGACCAGTTCGTGCCCGAATATGGCTGGACATGA